A genomic region of Equus caballus isolate H_3958 breed thoroughbred chromosome 1, TB-T2T, whole genome shotgun sequence contains the following coding sequences:
- the OR4F6 gene encoding olfactory receptor family 4 subfamily F member 6 (The RefSeq protein has 1 substitution compared to this genomic sequence), with protein MDEANLSVVSEFVFVGLSNSWEIQLFLFLFSSVFYVASLMGNLLIVLTVTSDPHLQTPMYFLLANLSIMDLIFCSSTPPKMIYDLLRKHKTISFWGCIVQIFFTHTSGGTEIVLLITMAFDRYIAICKPLHYLTIMSPRRCIIFLVTSWVIGLIHSVTQLVFVVDLPFCGPNELDSFVCDLPRFVKLACTETYTLEFMVTANSGLISVASFLILIISYIFILATVQKKSSGGISKALSTLSAHVTVVVLFFGPLIFFYVWPFPTSHLDKFLAIFNSVITPFLNPVIYTFRNKEMKVAMRKLCTQVINYSKIS; from the coding sequence ATGGATGAAGCCAATCTCTCTGTTGTGTCTGAGTTTGTGTTCGTGGGACTCTCCAACTCCTGGGAGATCcagctcttcctcttcctcttttcctctgtgttctaTGTGGCAAGCCTGATGGGAAACCTCCTCATTGTGCTAACTGTGACCTCCGACCCTCATTTACAgacccccatgtacttcctgctggCCAACCTTTCCATCATGGATTTGATATTTTGCTCTTCCACGCCTCCCAAGATGATTTATGATCTTTTAAGGAAGCACAAAACCATCTCTTTTTGGGGCTGTATAGTTCAGATATTCTTTACCCACACAAGTGGGGGCACTGAGATGGTGCTGCTCATCACCATGGCCTTTGACAGATACATTGCCATATGTAAGCCTCTTCACTACCTGACCATCATGAGCCCACGAAGGTGCATTATATTTTTAGTCACTTCCTGGGTTATTGGTCTTATTCATTCAGTGACTCAATTGGTTTTTGTTGTAGACTTGCCTTTCTGTGGCCCTAATGAACTAGACAGCTTTGTTTGTGACCTTCCTCGATTTGTGAAACTTGCTTGCACAGAAACATACACACTGGAATTCATGGTTACTGCCAATAGTGGCCTTATTTCTGTGGCCTCCTTTTTAATTCTGATCATCTCTTATATCTTTATTTTGGCTACTGTTCAGAAAAAATCTTCAGGTGGTATATCCAAAGCCCTCTCCACTCTGTCAGCTCATGTCACTGTGGTTGTTTTGTTCTTTGGGCCATTAATCTTTTTCTATGTGTGGCCATTTCCCACATCACATTTGGATAAATTCCTTGCCATCTTTAATTCAGTTATCACTCCTTTTCTAAATCCAGTCATCTACACTTTTAGGAATAAAGAGATGAAAGTGGCAATGAGAAAACTATGCACTCAGGTCATCAATTACAGTAAAATCTCTTAG
- the OR4F6 gene encoding olfactory receptor family 4 subfamily F member 6 isoform X1 has protein sequence MEVLSNLSVVSEFVFVGLSNSWEIQLFLFLFSSVFYVASLMGNLLIVLTVTSDPHLQTPMYFLLANLSIMDLIFCSSTPPKMIYDLLRKHKTISFWGCIVQIFFTHTSGGTEMVLLITMAFDRYIAICKPLHYLTIMSPRRCIIFLVTSWVIGLIHSVTQLVFVVDLPFCGPNELDSFVCDLPRFVKLACTETYTLEFMVTANSGLISVASFLILIISYIFILATVQKKSSGGISKALSTLSAHVTVVVLFFGPLIFFYVWPFPTSHLDKFLAIFNSVITPFLNPVIYTFRNKEMKVAMRKLCTQVINYSKIS, from the exons ATGGAGGTGTTAT CCAATCTCTCTGTTGTGTCTGAGTTTGTGTTCGTGGGACTCTCCAACTCCTGGGAGATCcagctcttcctcttcctcttttcctctgtgttctaTGTGGCAAGCCTGATGGGAAACCTCCTCATTGTGCTAACTGTGACCTCCGACCCTCATTTACAgacccccatgtacttcctgctggCCAACCTTTCCATCATGGATTTGATATTTTGCTCTTCCACGCCTCCCAAGATGATTTATGATCTTTTAAGGAAGCACAAAACCATCTCTTTTTGGGGCTGTATAGTTCAGATATTCTTTACCCACACAAGTGGGGGCACTGAGATGGTGCTGCTCATCACCATGGCCTTTGACAGATACATTGCCATATGTAAGCCTCTTCACTACCTGACCATCATGAGCCCACGAAGGTGCATTATATTTTTAGTCACTTCCTGGGTTATTGGTCTTATTCATTCAGTGACTCAATTGGTTTTTGTTGTAGACTTGCCTTTCTGTGGCCCTAATGAACTAGACAGCTTTGTTTGTGACCTTCCTCGATTTGTGAAACTTGCTTGCACAGAAACATACACACTGGAATTCATGGTTACTGCCAATAGTGGCCTTATTTCTGTGGCCTCCTTTTTAATTCTGATCATCTCTTATATCTTTATTTTGGCTACTGTTCAGAAAAAATCTTCAGGTGGTATATCCAAAGCCCTCTCCACTCTGTCAGCTCATGTCACTGTGGTTGTTTTGTTCTTTGGGCCATTAATCTTTTTCTATGTGTGGCCATTTCCCACATCACATTTGGATAAATTCCTTGCCATCTTTAATTCAGTTATCACTCCTTTTCTAAATCCAGTCATCTACACTTTTAGGAATAAAGAGATGAAAGTGGCAATGAGAAAACTATGCACTCAGGTCATCAATTACAGTAAAATCTCTTAG